The Brassica napus cultivar Da-Ae chromosome C7, Da-Ae, whole genome shotgun sequence genomic interval aacaacatttttGAGAAAGAAGTGAGAAGAGTGTCTTGAGATTATTACAATGAAAGGTACAGTAGTACTTGGCTCCATCAACGGTCTCTCTTCTGTATCGTCTCTCTCAAGAGAAACATTCCGCAACGCTGGTTTCTTCTGTTGGAAACAAAGCTCATCCTCGAAGTATAGACTCACGGCGATCAGACTAGAATCATCGACTACGACTCATGGAGGTATTCGACGAATAAGGAAGAATCAAGATGAAAAGGTGGCGAAGGTGGTTGAGAGTCCGTATGCGAACGTGGAAGAGGAGCGGCCTGACTCTCGGAAGAGCTTGTTAGACTTTTTGGAAGAAGTGAGAGACTTCGTTGGAGAAGAAGGCCCACCTCGTTGGTTCTCTCCGCTTGAGAGCTCCGTTCAGGCTCAAGGCTCTCCTCTCCTCCTTTTTATACCTGGTTTTTCTTCTTGATCTTCTTTGGCTTTTCCTATAATCTCCATGGAAAATTGAGATCTTACTGTTGAAGTTTAAAAAAACTTGCAGGTATTGATGGCACTGGACTAGGGCTCATTCGCCAACACAAGAAACTTGGAGAGTACGTAAACTTCAAAATCTTATTTATCCCTTTTTCATGTCGTTAGAAGTTTGctattacatttatttatttattttcgtttttctttgtaaattccTCGCgcaaaagaaaagtaaaaactaTAAAGAAAAGCTTAAACTGAAAACAAGCAAGAATATGGTTTTTCTGTTTTTGAAGTACTGACATGTAATGGATCTTCATTTCTGGTGTGGTTGTGACTTTGAGTAGGCTGTTTGATATATGGTGCCTTCATATTCCAGCCAGGGATCGTACTTCTTCTAAAGGTACCTTGTTGTCTATTAAAGATTGCTTTCTAACCAAGAAGATAgttgaaagctgatttggttggtGTATTTACAGACTTGGTGAAGCTTATTGAGCAGACAGTTAAGTCAGAGAACCATCATTTCCCAAATAGACCTATATACTTAGTTGGAGAATCTATTGGAGCATGTCTTGCGTTAGATGTGGCAGCCAGGAATCCCAACATCGATCTTGTCCTTATCTTGGCTAATCCTGGTAAAAACCCTCCATCGGTCTGTAAGGTTCTTTATTTTAGGGTAAGTGCATATCGTTGATCATCCTATACACCGTTTGTTGCAGCCACACATATCCACAACCTCATGTCGCAGCCTCTATCAGGAATGCTTAATGTTTTACCAGATGGAATTCCCACGCTATTGGAAGAAATATTTGGTTTTAAGCAAGGTACAGTTTCTTTGTTCTCTTCTCATTTTCTATCTTGACTTCTTGTAGTTGATACTTTCTCAAGGATTCTTTAAGTGTCTCCAAGTTTATTACACAGGCGGTCCATTGACTGAAACGTTAGAAGCCTTTTCAAATGAATTTTCTGTCCACCAAATCGGTGGAATGATGCTAAGAGATCTGTTTGCAGTTTCAGCTAATCTTCCTGTAAGAATTCATTATTATAAACTCATTAATACAAGCCCATAATAGCTATGCATCTGAAATTTACTTATTGTATTCACCTAATAATGTGATcaacatatcaaaacaatatttgCAGACTTTAAGTAGGATCTTCTCTAAGGACACACTTCTTTGGAAGCTGGAAATGTTCAAGTCTGCTATTGCATCTGCGAAGTCCAATATATCCGCCGTCAGAGCTGAATCACTGATACTCTTGAGGTCAAATTAATACTGAATCTCTTTTACTTGCAAAGAATGTCCTAACTCCTAACTAAGagcttaagtgtaatatgcgaATGTATGTTTATTACCATTGCAGTGGACGCGATCAATGGATGCTGAACCTGGAAGACATTGACAGATTCTCGCGCAGGTTGCCAAACTGTATTCTCCGTAAGTTCAACGACAGTGGACCATTTCTCCTTTTGGTAAGTGACATCTCTTCATCCAGTTCACAAGAAATATATTCATAAACTACACTTCAACTATCTCTCTTGTACATCTCACGTTAGGAGGATGATGTAGATCTTGTTACAATCATCAAGTGTACATGTTTTTATCGCCGTGGGAGGTCTCATGATTACATTTCAGATTACATTATGCCTACGCCATACGAGTTAAGAAAACAACTAGAGGAACATAGGTAACAACGTGCCTCATTATAGTTTCTCTCTATGTATCTTTAAGTAAAAGGGTATAGTACTGAGTGATAATTTTTTACCATGCAGATTACTAATATATGCTACTTCCCCTGTAATGCTGTCAACTCTAGAGAACGGTAAGATTGTAAGGAGCCTAGAAGGGCTACCTTCGGAGGGACCTGTTCTGTACGTTGGATATCACATGATATTGGGATTTGAGTTACCTCCAATGATAGCTCAACTCATGAAAGAGAGGAACATTCAGTTGCGTGGGTTGACACATCCGATTATTTTTATGAACAAGACGATAGTACACGACATACTCGACCCTCAGATATTTGACAAATATAAGATAACGGGTGGAGCTCCTGTCTCTCATGCCAATATCTACAAGTTGCTGAGTTCAAAGTCTCATGTGCTTTTGTATCCTGGTGGTGTCCGTGAAGCCCTCCATAGAAAGGTGAACATAACCTTTTTTATACAGTTTTTGTATTCTTGGAAATTATGTTATTAGAGGCTTACATGTACAGGGTGAAGAGTACAAGTTGTTCTGGCCAGAGCAACCTGAGTTTGTGAGAGTTGCATCTAAATTTGGAGCCAAAATTGTGCCTTTTGGTGTTGTTGGGGAAGACGACATCTGCAAGGTAAGCTTTCATATTCATAAGCTCCAATCGGTTATGCTGTTTAGCAAATCAGCAAGCAAAATAATACTAAACAACTTAgagagaaaactaatatatgttttaaattttctttattaattgtGTGAATAAATAATTCACAATACTAAAAAGAATACTTAAGGCCCCACACTTCTCAGATGTCAACTTTGATAGAAAGTACATCTGCAACATTGTAACATTTTACTAGTGCACCGAGATTTAAGCTTCGCTAATAAGAAATGACAAGTCTTTATTCCGATTTCTACATTACTTGACATTCTCAGCTTCTACCTAATTCTACAGATTACTGCGTTCCACATATTAGATTTGTTCTTTTAGTTGATTTCTGAAGTGCTGATAAAAGTGCCATACCTTGTATTCACCCGAACCTCGGTTTTAAAGTAACTTTGGTTGGGAACATTGAATGACTCTCAGATCGTTCTGGATTCCAATGATCAAAGGAACATCCCTATCTTGAAGGAATTAATGGAAATGGCAACAAAGGAAGCTGGCAACTTAAGGTGTTTCAACGCTAcactatatatacatttttttctcATGTATACTCTTCATGTAAATAGTCACATGATCACTGACTTTGAGCTGTCATAATCTTTTAGGAAAGGCCACGAGAGTGAATTGGGAAACCAAGATTTCTATTTACCAGGGCTTGTACCTAAGATTCCAGGGAGATTCTATTATTACTTTGGAAAACCAATAGAAACATCAGGTATATATGTTCAATGTAAATTAATGTTGCTTTGATCTACTCTAGATCACTGATCTGAGTACTTGcaatggctttttttttttctttttggcagGTAAGGAACAAGAGCTAAGAGACAAAGAAAAAGCCCAGGAGCTTTACTTGCAAGTCAAGTCTCAGGTAGAACAATGCATTGcctatttgaaaatgaaaagagaGAGTGATCCCTACAGAAACTTGCTGCCAAGGATGTTGTATCAGGCTTCACGTGGTTTCTCTTCTGAAATTCCAACGTTTGATCTCTGAAATTATCATCTCTTTGATCATTTACAGTactactttatattttatttttcaaatcatGAATTGAACAACAAATTAGTATAGATAAATAATAGAAGAAACATAAAAGTTTTGTTAAATGATTATATAAGCTTGTCTCTTAATGGCTATTGAGTGTGATTAACGGCCATTGTTTTTACAAGTGGCATAGATAAATAATAGGAGAAATATGAAACTTTTTGTGTTAAATAATAGTCCTTAAAATGATTCTCTCTCGTATTAATAAATGAAGAATATTACAAACTCAGATTTTCATAAAGTGTATAAGCTTGTCTCTTCAACTAGTAAATCCAATCAAACGCTTTATGCATATAGGCCCCGCCTTGCTCATGTTTGCCCGCCCACACTTTTAAATAGATACCGTTTTCTCTGGCTCTCCAGTCCCACAAGGCTCCATTATCACTGGGACTTACCTGTTTGAATGCTGTAAAGCTCTGAGTGTGTCTATAATTAGGCCCTTGTCTCAACGTACACATGAAACGCGTTGTCCCGAAAATGTTGGTGTTGAAGTATTTTTCATATCGTGCTCCTGGTTCTATCATCTCTGTCTTCATTCGGTTGTCTTTGGAGTAACAGCTTATAGAGAGCTTTTTCTTGAATTTGAGTTCGTTTGAAATCCTGATGCTGCCGTATACATGGCTAATCATGCAGAAGCTAACCACACATAGAAAGATTGagagatttttcatatttatttttaggatACTGATGATGTACTTCTTTTTGTGGTCTAGATTATATATACGCATCTATATTGCTATATATggtattttagtttataaataggATTATAGAAAGACAAATAAGATGTGTTGTAGATGCTCTAATTAATAAGCTATAGATAATCCTCACAAATCCACAGCTTGAACTTCTGTTAAAAACTGCTATCATTACTTTGGAAAACAAATAGAAACAGCTGGTATACATGTTAAATGTGCTTTGACTACTGTAGATTGCATGATCTGAATACTGGcaatggttttgtttttgttttttctctttcttggcAGGTAAGGAACAACAGGCCCAAGAACATTACTAGCGAGTCAAATCTCAGGCATTGCCTGtttgaaaatgaaaagagaGAGTGATCCCGCCAGAAACTTGTTGACAAGGATTTTGTATCAGGCCTCACATGGTTTATCTTCTGATATTACAACCTTTAATCTCTATGACTATCATCTCtttcatcatcaattttttttcacaAGTAGCATAGATAAATAATATGGGAGCAACATAAAACTTTTTGTGTTAAATGGTAGTCCTTAAATTGATTATTCTCTTGTATTAATGAAGAATATATACAAACTTCGATTTTCATCTGTAACTAGATCTTGACCTGCGCAACCGcgcatgtttttgtttttatttatttttatataaatattttgttttcaattctaaattggtatatattataatatatgtgtctatcaattttttaaacataataagtttacgatatatatttttcattgaatagattgttttaaaatttcacatgtatttgtatcttcttttatatatatatatatattatcggattattatttcattattaaaaccataactatatatataaagattagtaaaatattgttttattgtgatattcaaagatattgtaatatttcacaaatttagaaagtttttaaaaaattaaacttttcgcttcatggatttatattatcgagtaaataattaaacatttagtttttgcttaatttttaaaataaactatatagtttaaaatttgttttcattggtttaaggtagtaaagattaatcattgttagataatattatttttgatattttttaaattttttttataattttaaaagttaacatcgacatatatttaaatatttaacatatggagttATAGTATTACaccattaaattatatctattttatttatattgtctataaatccaatggatcatctattctttaaatccaattattgatagcccaataaaaatttctggtagacccaaaatttaaatgataagattagagattaaatataacatgactttctaggaataggtccattaggtccattgtttaaaaaatcacacatgaatcaaggttgtgactacatgtttaaatatataaactagatatcgatccgcgcaaccgcgcggtttttgttttcatttatttttatataaatattttgttttcaattctaaattggtatatattataatatatttgtctatcaatttttaaaacattataagTTTACGGtacattttttcattgaattgattgttttaaactttcacatgtatttgtatcttctatatatatatattttcagattattatttcattattaaaatcgtaaatatatatataaatattagtaaaatattattttattatcatattcaaagatattgtaatatttcacaaatttagaaagtttttaaaaaattaaactttccgcttcatagatttatattatcgaataaataaataaacatttatttttttttaatttttaaaataaactatatagtttaaaaaaaaattcattggtttaaggtagtaaagattaatcattgttagataatatgatttttgttattttcaaaaaaaatatttataattttaaaagttaacatcgacaaatatttaaatatttaacatatggaggtatagtatttgttttcatttatttttatttaaatattttgttttcaattctaaattggtatatattataatatatgtgtctatcaatttttaaaacataataagtttacggtatatttttttaattgaatagattattttaaactttcacatgtatttgtatattcttctatatatatattttggattattatttcattattaaaatcataactatatatataaagattagtaaaatattgttttattgtcatattcaaagatattgtaatatttcacaaatttagaaagtttttaagaaattaaacttttcgcttcatagatttatattatcgagtaaatattttaaaaattagtttttgtttaatttttaaaataaactatatagtttaaaatttgttttcattggtttaatgtagtaaagattaatcattgttagataatatgatttttgttattttaaaaaaatcattataattttaaaagttaacatcgacaaatatttaaatatttaaaatatggaggtatagtatttgttttcatttatttttatttaaatattttgttttcaattctaaattggtatatattataatatatgtgtctatcaatttttaaaacataataggTTTACGGTATAtgtttttcattgaatagattgttttaagcttttacgtgtatttgtatcttcttctatatatatattttcggattattattttattattaaaatcgtaactatatatataaagattagtaaaatattgttttattgtcatattcaaagatattgtaacatttcacaaatttagaaatttttttaaaaattaaactttttgcttcatagatttatattatcgagtaaataattaaacatttcgtttttatttagtttttaaaataaaatatatagtttaaatttgttttcattggtttaaggtcgtaaagattaatcattgttagataatatgatttttgttatttaaaaaaaaaatctttataattttaaaagttaacatcgactatttaaatatttaacatatggaggtatagtattacaatattaaattatatttatttaatttatattatttataaattcaatgaatcatctattctttaaatccaattattatagtccaataaaaatttctggtatgcccaaaatttaaatgataagattagagataaaATGTAACATGACATTATAGAAATATGTCTATTatgtccattttttttaaaaaatcacacataaattaaggttgtgacttctgtttgaatatataagatataagaAAAGAATATTACAAACTAGTATATCCAATCATGCACCTTATGCATATAGGCCCCACCTTGCTCATGTTCGCCCGCCCACACTTTCAAATAGATACCATTTTCTCTGGCTCTCCAGTCCCACAAGGCTCCATTATCACTGGGACTTACCTGTTTGAAGGCTGTGAAGCTCTGAGTGTGTCTATAGTTAGGCCCTTGTCTCAACGTACACATGAAACGCGTTGTCCCCCAAATGTTGGTGTTGAAGTTAATTCGATGGCGTTCTCCTGGGTTTTTTATCACTGGCTCCATTTGGTCGTCTCCGGAGAAACAGCTTATCCAGAGTTTTTTCTTGAATTTGAGTTCGTTCGCAATCCTGATGTCGCCGTATACATGGCTAATCATGCAGACGACACATAGAAATATTGagagatttttcatttttttcttaggaTACTGATAAGATGTTTTACatcttttgttatttagattatatatatacacagaaCATCTTATTAGGAAGGGATCATGGTCATGCATGGAACATAATCACGGAAATTTGACGAGATATCTTCCTTTAAATTTgtagatttttatttctttctgttTATTCCATTGTAAGTAATTCTGATtagtttataataatataaattgaaaaacGGAAACAATATATTAATACGAGACTATAGTTAAGACTCTATTGATATGGTTTTAATTATAATAAGATTGACAtgcttatttttgtaataagaaaaaaaaatgatagatatataaaaaatgagtgATGAATAATAAAACTACTGAATCTCAcattaatattaagtatatatgtCGAAAATAATGACAtcatgttatttaaaatttaaaatattattttctaatttaaaattagttaataatatttaattaaaatatgtatgtattatagtaactttttaaaaatgaaagtaatacttttaaaaataatacttttaaatGAATCATTGTTTTATACGATAATCTGATGATTGGAGAGAATTTAATGAtgtatttttttgattaaccaaTTGTTAGTGTTAAGGTAATCACTAAATCAAAAATGTTTGAGAAAATGTGATTTGCGATTTGACAAAGTTACGgaaattttgtaactattttaattcaaaataaaataaagtggtaaaaaaataatgtgaaaatataaagtattataaaatattttttttgctcattaatcttttttttattaatcacaaattatgtcataattttttttttgaaaacttataTTTAAATTGATAGAATTATCACTATATCTCAATAATCTTCTAAGATTATACAATACCaagactttttatttttaaactatttaaaataataaaattgttttgattattaaTCGAGAAAAATAATTGCTGACTACTTGAAGTACTGACCACCACATGTCAACTATGCacactaaattaatatatatctagctacataaaatatatgttatatatgatAATATCTCTCAACTTAATAATGTTACATAGTTAATACCACaagattaattttattaattcaaaaaatgaCATGTTTATATCTCCGAAATCGTGGACAACCACCTGGTTGTAATAATTCCCATTAGTCTCTCGACATATCACACGTGTTTCCCACTAGCCTTTGATCTTATGTTGTAATTTTATGTTTGGGTTTTCTCTTTAATATATCCTTTAAACAACAGCCATTTAggtttaatgaaaaaaatttgacaaaaaaaattctgattAGCAGATTTGACTACGAGATTGAGTTTCTTCCGGGATCTAATTTGGAACAAGCCTCTCCtgtaaattagaaaaaaaaaaatcgtccAAATAaggtagaatttttttttttttttttacattttctggTCTCTCTATTTATTGTCTCAGCTGATGAACCATCAACGGGTTTGATCCGTCAAAATTATCAATACTTTTAAAAGAAGATTATTTCTGACCTTTTTATGTGTAATGAGAAAtctaatctattttattaatttatagttttacttTTATCTACTGATAAAATGTTGTcacttaaaaatttaaaatgagcTAACAATACATTTCATTAATGATACATATAATTACCTTTATAAAAGTTGAAATTGTTGACCATGCATATGTATAGTACAGATTCATGATTTTTAGCATAACCACTTCTAGGCCTGGAATTtataaccgaaccaaaattttcaaACCGAACCCAACCGAGATTTGGTCATTTTGGTTTCACTTCGGTTACTGCAACAGAACCGATCGGCAGAAATTTCAAACATGTTCGGCTTGGATTGGTTCGGCTTGGATTGGTTTGATGACCCTAATGGTTAACTCAAACAAAATCCTAGTTGACGATGTTCTTTTGTTAATTCACAGCTAAACCTAGAACGActatttaatattgttttataaagTTTAGATGGCTcatctataaatatttgataaaatcaCATCAAATTGCCcaaatgttaaatattaaaatgacacACATTTTTATCACGTGCTTGTCTTCTTAATTTTCAGCCCTAGTTTGTCCAGTCTTCGCTTTTCTTTTTGCTTGTTTTTTTGTATCTCTTAACTACTCTGTTTCATGATCTCTATCTTATGTGTTAAAACAGAGATTGAGCTGGTGGATACACAAGAATGCTCCGCACTCACATACGACACGAGTTGGTGATGCTGCACGAATGGGCTTTATCGAGTATTCATATCTCTTTTCTGTATTGTTCATTTTGTCTAACACTTTACCGCAGTATCATACTGAATTTGAGTCTTCTTTAGTCGCAATTACGAAAATATGGATGCTATATGTGTTTGAGCAGTATTCGATTCTTCTTCCTGCAATATCACAT includes:
- the LOC106411264 gene encoding phytyl ester synthase 2, chloroplastic isoform X1, yielding MKGTVVLGSINGLSSVSSLSRETFRNAGFFCWKQSSSSKYRLTAIRLESSTTTHGGIRRIRKNQDEKVAKVVESPYANVEEERPDSRKSLLDFLEEVRDFVGEEGPPRWFSPLESSVQAQGSPLLLFIPGIDGTGLGLIRQHKKLGELFDIWCLHIPARDRTSSKDLVKLIEQTVKSENHHFPNRPIYLVGESIGACLALDVAARNPNIDLVLILANPATHIHNLMSQPLSGMLNVLPDGIPTLLEEIFGFKQVYYTGGPLTETLEAFSNEFSVHQIGGMMLRDLFAVSANLPTLSRIFSKDTLLWKLEMFKSAIASAKSNISAVRAESLILLSGRDQWMLNLEDIDRFSRRLPNCILRKFNDSGPFLLLEDDVDLVTIIKCTCFYRRGRSHDYISDYIMPTPYELRKQLEEHRLLIYATSPVMLSTLENGKIVRSLEGLPSEGPVLYVGYHMILGFELPPMIAQLMKERNIQLRGLTHPIIFMNKTIVHDILDPQIFDKYKITGGAPVSHANIYKLLSSKSHVLLYPGGVREALHRKGEEYKLFWPEQPEFVRVASKFGAKIVPFGVVGEDDICKIVLDSNDQRNIPILKELMEMATKEAGNLRKGHESELGNQDFYLPGLVPKIPGRFYYYFGKPIETSGKEQELRDKEKAQELYLQVKSQVEQCIAYLKMKRESDPYRNLLPRMLYQASRGFSSEIPTFDL
- the LOC106411264 gene encoding phytyl ester synthase 2, chloroplastic isoform X2: MKGTVVLGSINGLSSVSSLSRETFRNAGFFCWKQSSSSKYRLTAIRLESSTTTHGGIRRIRKNQDEKVAKVVESPYANVEEERPDSRKSLLDFLEEVRDFVGEEGPPRWFSPLESSVQAQGSPLLLFIPGIDGTGLGLIRQHKKLGELFDIWCLHIPARDRTSSKDLVKLIEQTVKSENHHFPNRPIYLVGESIGACLALDVAARNPNIDLVLILANPATHIHNLMSQPLSGMLNVLPDGIPTLLEEIFGFKQGGPLTETLEAFSNEFSVHQIGGMMLRDLFAVSANLPTLSRIFSKDTLLWKLEMFKSAIASAKSNISAVRAESLILLSGRDQWMLNLEDIDRFSRRLPNCILRKFNDSGPFLLLEDDVDLVTIIKCTCFYRRGRSHDYISDYIMPTPYELRKQLEEHRLLIYATSPVMLSTLENGKIVRSLEGLPSEGPVLYVGYHMILGFELPPMIAQLMKERNIQLRGLTHPIIFMNKTIVHDILDPQIFDKYKITGGAPVSHANIYKLLSSKSHVLLYPGGVREALHRKGEEYKLFWPEQPEFVRVASKFGAKIVPFGVVGEDDICKIVLDSNDQRNIPILKELMEMATKEAGNLRKGHESELGNQDFYLPGLVPKIPGRFYYYFGKPIETSGKEQELRDKEKAQELYLQVKSQVEQCIAYLKMKRESDPYRNLLPRMLYQASRGFSSEIPTFDL
- the LOC106410095 gene encoding S-protein homolog 17-like encodes the protein MRIYNLDHKKKYIISILKINMKNLSIFLCVVSFCMISHVYGSIRISNELKFKKKLSISCYSKDNRMKTEMIEPGARYEKYFNTNIFGTTRFMCTLRQGPNYRHTQSFTAFKQVSPSDNGALWDWRARENGIYLKVWAGKHEQGGAYMHKAFDWIY
- the LOC106410137 gene encoding S-protein homolog 23; protein product: MHDHDPFLIRCSVYIYNLNNKRCKTSYQYPKKKMKNLSIFLCVVCMISHVYGDIRIANELKFKKKLWISCFSGDDQMEPVIKNPGERHRINFNTNIWGTTRFMCTLRQGPNYRHTQSFTAFKQVSPSDNGALWDWRARENGIYLKVWAGEHEQGGAYMHKVHDWIY